The sequence GAGTAAAGTGTCTGGGGAAGATCTCAGCTCTGTGTAAAATGGCTGTTGCATATCTTTCCCACATCAAGGGGAAAGTGACCTATATtaatgagcttatgctgtacagacacttctgcagtgcaagatggtataaatttgggtttatactccaaaaagtgtgcaaggctggggagctgggaaattggctgttgtCTCCTGCCTGCCtttgagtggcttaggtaaagcactcaggagGCTCAGTTGGGTGTGCGGTGCCACCTGCTGTCATGTTGGGTGATAGCAGGGCTTGTGGAGGCTGACTGTGTCACCAGCAAAGCAGTATAAGATTGGCCTGCCCAACTGGAGGGTTAAAGGGCAGAGtggttcccacagctcccagactcctCCCCAGGGGTAATAGCCTGTCACAGCAGTATGTGTTACTCATCTTCTTGGTTTCATTAGTAATCTCCATGGAATGCAGCAAGATTACTGAAGAATCTGAGTAGCACATATTGCCTCCTCAActaccctggaacctgcatggcacataaataataaaaagttcCCTGTGCAAACCCTGCAACTGCTGGGCAGTGGCCACAGCTGcaccaggggaggcttagcctgtcTTGGCCTATTGCATTCACAAGCTATGGTTCCCAACAGTTTTGATTACGTTTTTCCAATGTGTCTAATTTTGCAttaatcaacactgaatttcatctgccattttgttgcccaatctccaagttttgtgagatccctttgtaattcttcacagtctgctttgcacttaaatatatttaataattttacaTCATCTTCAATTTTTTCCACCTCATCGCTTATCCCTTTTCCCAGTTCATTTAGGAATATGTGGAACAGCACTGATTCCACTCCAGACTGCAGGATGACCCCacgatttacctctctccattctgaaaactgaccattcactcctaccctttatttcctatcttttaaccagttacttatcCAGGAGAGATCCTTCCTTCttttcccatgactgcttatgTTTCTTAAGGCCTTTGATGAGAGATCTTGTTGAagtttttctgaaagtccaaatacactatatcaTCTGGATCACCCTTGCTCACATATATGTTGACCTGcttaaagaattctaacagattggtgaggcatgatttccctttgcaaaagacATGTTGACTGTTCCACAGCAAataatgtgtctgataattctgttctttactataatttaaatcaatttgcCTCATACTAAAGTTAGGATTTCAGGCctataattgctgggatcacctctggagtctttttttaaaaatcagcatgaTATGAGCTATTTGTCAGTCACCTGGTACAAAGCCTGATATAAGTGATAGGTTAGATATCACAGTTTGTTGTTCTGAAATTTGATATTAGAGTTCCTTCAGATCTATTGGGTGAATGTCATATGGGCCTGGTGACTTTTAATGTTTAGTTTATCAGATTGTTCTAAAATCTCTGTGATTGGTTGTTCCCCACATCTGGATGCCAGTGGAATCACTGAACTCCGTATCCATTCAGCTTGGCGGGCCTCTCTGCAATGCTCTTCTGGTGACACAACCATcctctccaggccctgttatcatCCAACATGACCGCAGTTGGCGTCGCACAACCAACTGAgctacctgagtgctttacctaagccactcaaggACAAACAGGAGAAAACAGCCAATTTCCCAtatccccagccttgcacccttgCTGAATTATGAACCCAGAATTATGCCATCTTGTACTGCAAAGGGATCTGCACAATGCATGCTCATTAATATATGTCACTTTCCCCTCATGTGGGAAAGATATTGAAGAAACTTTATTgacagagctgagattttccaagaCACTTCCCTCAAAACACACTGGTTATGATAAAACATAAACTTTATTAACTAGAGAAATAGAGAATTTTAGTGATAAGTGATAGCAAGAAGATCCAAGCAGATTActtagaaaataaacaaaaatgcaaactaagcctaaaatactagatAGACTGGATAGACTTTGGACTCAGACTGCTTTCTCCCAGCCAGACATCTAAGATGAGGCCGCCATGGCCATTGCTCCATTTCTTGTCAGTTAGACCTATTCAGCTTCAAGGGCTCGCAAACACAGGTCCCGTGACTGTGCTGAAGCTCCCAGCATAACTGTGACACTCCAACACTCCCCTCAGAAATCCACTACCTACCCCTCACTGTCACTCCTGAgcacccccacatctgccacaGACACCGAGGTGCTGGAGTCTCAGGGCTTCCCAGAAGCCAGCTGTCACAGGAGGCTGTGGTAAGAGGTCTTTTATAGACAAACGTCAGAGGTGTTGCTCTGTGGAACCCTGACATAGCCCTGAATTTAGGGTCTCAGAGCTTCTGAGCACCTTGAATGTCTTTATCCTCTCACCActgctgtgaggcagggcagggctattatccACCTGTGCAGAGACTCACAGAGTGCCAAGagcttgcccacagtcacacacagCAAGGGAATCAAACCCAGTTGTTTTGAGTTGCAGAGCAGTGCCAGACCACGGGGCCAGCCTTCCAGCTATGTGAGTGGTGAGAGGCCTGGCTCAGTTCTCTGCTGCACCAGCAGAGCACCCCCTGATCTGCAGACAGTGGGGATGGCCAGGAGCCTGTtatcagggctgtccttaggcatacaCTGCATAtgcggctgcatagggcacccaaaaatttggggcaccccggATCTTAGTGTCCCCGTCCACCCCGCTTCTTCCTATctctgttctgacccttcctgcaggttcccacagctagctgctgctgcctggtgacTCTTAGTTcagaggggatctagtaacttaaaagtgaaaagatCTTCCAGCCTGCtggacctattagcacaacattgaaagggttaagagccattcaagtggtaatgaagccatttaaagGGCATTTGCCAACGCCTAGGTacatactgtcagtttctgaatttactgatgtgaacaggtttcagagtaacagccgtgttagtctgtattcgcaaaaagaaaaggagtacttgtagcaccttagagactaaccaatttatttgagcatgagctttcatgagctacagctcacttcatcggatgcatactgtggaaactgcagaagacattatatacacagagaccatgaaacaatacctcctcccaccccactctcctgctggtaatagcttatctaaagtgatcatcaagttggccatttccagcacaaatccaggttttctcaccctccccccccccacaaactcactctcctgctggtaatagcccatccaaagtgaccattctcttcacaatgtgtatgataatcaaggtgggccatttcctgcacaaatccaggttctctcaccccctcacccccctccaaaaatcacacacacaaattcactctcctgctggtaatagcctatccaaagtgaccactctccttacaatgtgcatgaaaatcaaggtgggccatttctagcacaaatacaggttttctcaccccccccccttttcccaaaaaacacacacacacaaactcactctcctgctagtaatagcttatccaaagtgaccactctccttacaatgtgtatgaaaatcaaggtgggccatttccagcacaaatacaggttttctcaccccccccccccacacacaaactcactctcctgctggcaatagctcatccaaactgaccactctccccacaatgtgcatgacaatcaaggtgggccatttccagcataaatccaagtttaaccagaacgtctgaggcggggggggaggtaggaaaaaacaaggggaaataggcttccttgcataatgacttagccactcccagtctctatttaagcctaaattaatagtatccaatttgcaaatgaattccaatttagcagtttctccctggagtctggatttgaagtttttttgttgtaagatagcgaccttcatgtctgtgattgcgtgaccagagagattgaagtgttctccgactggtttatgaatgttataattcttgacatctgatttgtgtccatttattcttttacatagagactgtccagtttgaccaatgtacatggcagaggggcattgctggcacatgatggtatatatcacattcgtggatgtgcaggtgaacgagcctctgatagtgtggctgatgttattaggccctgtgatggtgtcctctgaatagatatgtgggcacagttggcaacgggctttgttgcaaggataggttcctgggttagtggttctgttgtgtggtatgtggttgttggtgagtatttgcttcaggttggggggctgtctgtaggcaaggactggcctgtctcccaagatttgtgagagtgttgggtcatccttcaggataggttgtagatccttaataatgcgttggaggggttttagttggcggctgaaggtgacggctagtggcgttctgttattttctttgttaggcctgtcctgtagtaggtgacttctgggaactcttctggctctatcaatctgtttcttcacttccgcaggtgggtactgtagttgtaagaatgcttgatagagatcttgtaggtgtttgtctctgtctgaggggttggagcaaatgcggttgtatcgcagagcttggctgtagacgatggatcgtgtgctgtggtcagggtgaaagctggaggcatgtaggtaggaatagcggtcagtaggtttccggtatagggtggtgtttatgtgaccattgtttattagcactgtagtgtccaggaagtggatctcttgtgtgcaCTGGACCAGGCTGCAACCTCAGCactagcttttttcacggccttttcctttgttatgcctaaaatctttggaaacatatttttttaaagttggtgaaatttcataaacatgtctattgttatggagatcacacaaagtaaatgagtgttccctttttctaaaagcaatgaacattgttataaacacactaaacctctgtgactgattaatttaaaagaatgtctttgtttcaaggagttaaatatgtagtaatctggaatgattactttttGAAGGCTTaagattacatttaaaatataaaatcagctaataaatactgattaagaaaatgtaaaacagagaagagctacatcatgtattccataatatttaatgttgtattcagcaggacagctgacttgcccttactacaaagttttggcaaataaatctctgacaaacttcagggtatatcaaaatacctgtgactgacattttttattcctaaatttagtgcttttaattaggtaccttctgcgtgtccagtcttcaccttctggcatgcagtggaaaacgtgctccattttcttttgagaaaaagccactcttctgcaatttctttctaatgtcatttgcttcatttgggttcaggcaTTTGCCTGGAAGTGGGTGAttagggagggggagggaagagaggagggagacagtggggaggggctgggcctgggcagagtggggggcgggacctggggcagagtgggggtggagtaTGGGAGGGGCCACAGGCACAAGAGGTGGGCCTTAGGATCTATGGAGCCCTAGGCAGTATTATTATACTGGTTCCCCTACGCCCGAAGGCAGCCTGGTCTCACAgcctgggggccgggggaaggGATAAGGCAGCAAGGGTACCGAGCCACCCGGCCTGCCTCATGGCGGCaaagagtcacagttccccacagagacccccgtaCCCTCTCCTTCATGCAGAATGCGCCACACTGGCACCTTCGGCGCTGTGAATACGGCCCCGCCTGAGGACACTGCAGCGCGCCCTGGGTGTGTGGGAGCCGacccgctcttacctgctgtcatgggcagtgggtgaagctgccGCGTGGGGAGGCTCGCTCCCCAGCCGACCGTGCCTGTTACAGGGGTTTGATTCACTGGCCTGTTCTTCCCCTGCCTCAGCAGACtttagagcagcctgggggctgggctgaTCTATGCCCTGTGGTAACGGCTTGCAAGAGCACAGCCCACTCTGGCCAAGACCTTCTGGACAGGGGCCGCCCCAGAGTGCCCCTTGGGGCCTGAGATAGCATAGCAGGCCCTCTGTCCTTCCCTCTAAGGTCCTTGCAATGACTTACTCTCAGCCTGGGATACTTAAAACAAGAGCCCCCTTTGTGGGGTCACATTAATTCAGTCATCTCCAAAACACAGGCTCTCCTACTGTCCAACCCGATCCTACTCCTTTACTCAGGAACGCCCCCACCTCCTCCTTACTGGGGTCAGTCTTGTTTCAGGCTTGCTGAAGCCTCACTGGCTTCTCCCCAGTTGGCACCCATGATATCTTAGTCCCTTTCCCTGGGACTGAGCGAGGGCAGCTGTCTGTCCCCTGCTGGTGTGGCCCATGTTTCGAGAGAGGATGCAGCCTGCCTGCCCTCCTAAGGCTCCTCCTCTTTCACATGGAGTGCAGGGAGCCATGCCCTGCCCTAAAAGGCCCTTGTCCCAGGCCCTTAAAAAACAACAGTAGCCTGGGATTTCCCAAAGCACTAACTATTCCCAGGGACCATCTTCCTGTCTCGCACCAGCTGGCTCTACAAAGCTTCTCTCAGCTCTAAAAGTCACAGGAATCTTAAAGGGCCACAccctggatattaggaaaaactttttcacgaggagggtggtgaagcactggaatgggttccctagggatgtggtggaatctccttccttagaggtttttaaggtcaagcttgacaaagccctggctgggatgatttagttggggattggtcctgctttgagcagggggttggactagatgacctcctgaggtcccttccaaccctgatattctaggattctagggGTTCACTGACCCCCCTAATCTCTCCAACAACAAAAAGGGGACACTCCCCCACACATCACCTCTAATGGCCACTGAACTGGGAGGCAGAATCCTAAAATGCAGAATTCAAGTCCCAGTGTGGGCTGAAAGACACCGGTATAGCATTTGTCCCGAATTCCCTCCAATTCCGATCCACACCTGCTCATGGGCAGAGCAACCCTTTTCAATGTTGGGGGGCTGATGTCCTTAGCCCCCAGTCGCTATGATGGCCCACcctgctcctctttcccccaaggccacatCCCCTGAACAGcacaggtggagggtctggggttCCCCAGAGTGGCActtgctccctgggcttcttttACCCTGTCCTCGCTCTGACATCCAGCCTGGTCAGTGGGCCGGGGTTGGGGAACagaaggagcaggaggtgggagtTCAGGGGGAGGAAGTGGGCCGGGGTGAAGccatggagggggcagggctcctgcatgtgtcttgcttttttcttttgaaaaggtGCTCATCTGACACTGAATGGGCTGGACTGGGACAGGAGATCGCTGTGACTCTTTTGGGGAGCTGAGGACCTTTTCTACCCCATTGCATTGCTGGGGCAGGAGAAACAGAAGGGAGGGGAATATGGGCTTGAGTGTCTTGCCAGGACTCCTGTGTGTCAGACTCTCACTCACACagacagctctgctctgcttccATGTGGAGTGGGCTCAGCAGATGTGCGGAGTGCAGAGCCACCAATGGTGGTGACGGGAGCGGGAGCTGCCTGAATGGCTTCTCTTGAGGCACTTGCATAATGATGTCTCTGGCACAACTCAGTCACAAGCACCTGGCTGAGGGCGTGGGGGAAGCATGGGTGTTCGTGCCCCTGGAATAGCCTCTGTCCacagctgctgcctcccccatGGATCACAGAGCACCCAAAGTGCTGAGGATGGGCCAAACCTGTGACCGCAGAACAGCCCTGCAGCTTTTTTCATGGCCCCTGGATGTTTAACCAGAGACAGGACAGTGACAGGCCAGGTATAACAGGAAACCGCATCCATGGCCCTTGTCTTTATTGAGAGTATTGACAGGATTTCTGAGGCTGGAGCAGCCACCGATATAGCTCTTTCTGCACCAACATCCTACCTGTCCCCTGGGTCTCCACGAACACAGTCACTCTACAAATGCTGCTGCCTGccctggtctccttcccccagtgctcTGTCCTCCCTCACCAGTGGGTGGAGACAACCGCTATACCATTGCTTCAGGCCTTAGACCCCATCTGACCCTGACTGTGCAGAGTGGAGATCAGTAGCTCATGTCATCACAGATATAAGGGTCCAGGATGGAATAAGTCACCGTGTCTTGTGTTTCTTGTTTCCTATGACACCAGCGCTTGAGCTGGGTGATAAACTGACCCTTCACTTCACAAACACCCTGATTATCCTCGAACGAAGGTGTTTGCTTTTCACGCTGTACACGACTGGGTTCATCAGAGGAGGAACCAGCAGGTAGACATAGCCCAGGacaatctgaagcaagggagaagAGCTCTTCCCAAATCTGTGCATCAAAGTCAGGCTGATCTCAGGTGTGTAGAAGAGCAGAACAGCACAGAAGTGGGAGACGCAGGTGTTCAGGGCCCCAAGGAACTCTTTGTGGGATGTGATGCTCAGCACTGTTTTGAGGATCATCACATAAGAGAGGAAGATGAGCAGTGAGTCCAACCCCTCTGTTATGATTGTAATAATCAAGCCATAGATGTTGTTAACTGTGATGTCTGCACATGCCAGTGTCATGACCTCCATGTGCAGGCAGAAGGAATGGGAGAGGACATTGGCTCGACAGTATCGGAACCATTTCAGGATAATGGGGAGTGGGAGTATCACGGCCACCCCTCTTAGAACACACACCAGTCCCATTTTGGCTATTCTCGGTGGAGTTAAGATGGAGGCATATCTCAGTGGGTTACTGATTGCAACAAAACGGTCAAATGCCATCAACAAGAGCACGGAGGATTCAATGAATGTAAATgagtggatgaagaacagctgggcaAGACAGGCATTGAGGCTGATCTCCCTTGAGTTAAACAAAAATACACCCAATATTGTTGGTATGCTGGCTATCAATAAGCCTAGGTCTGTGACAGCCAACATGGAAAGGAACATGTACATTGGCTCATGAAGGCTTAGATCTGTTTTTATGATGAACAGAATGAGTGAATTTCCTACTATCGAAATAGCATACGTTAAGCAGAAGGTGATAGAGATCCAGAGATGGATGTCTCCCTGCCCAGGTATCCcagtgagaaggaacacttcGTAGTTGAATTTGGTGTCATTCACAGCTGACATAATGTACTGGGAAGGTCTGAGGCGTTTTGAGCTTTTCTtcctgaaagaaaaaagaatagGAGATTAGATGACTAGACGATATTTAACAAGATATAATTCTGCTCTCATACTCCTAGAAGGTCAAGAAAGATGAGCAAAAGCATAGTCTTGGATTTACACCACTGATAGGAGGATAagcattgccagactggatcagacctgtagtccatctagccgagtatccagtggccagttccaaatgcttcagagaaaaatgGAAGAAGCCCTACAATAGACAGCTAAGAGATAACCTGCTCCCAGGGAAAGTTTCCCCTGACACCCACTAGTTAGACATATTTTGCAATGTAAATCAGGAACATTTATAGCCCTTCcaagaaactaaaaaaaaaaaaatcctcacttctgtagtTGACTTTTCTGGTCATCCATATAAACTTCCAGTCCCTCTTtcaatcctgctaagctcttggccctGTTGATGTCTTGTGGCTGGGAGTTCCACAGCCTACTTGAACACTGTGTGATTTTACAGTTGTGACCTTCCCACAGACATCCTTTCTTGCCCCCCACTTCTGAGTGTGGCCCATTGTATCATGACAGGTGTATAGACACATGGCAAGCGTATGGTGAAAACCATCATTGTATTTATCTGTCCTACATTGAAGCTATTTATAAACGTATTTCATTgccgaaagaaaga is a genomic window of Natator depressus isolate rNatDep1 chromosome 1, rNatDep2.hap1, whole genome shotgun sequence containing:
- the LOC141980524 gene encoding olfactory receptor 51G2-like produces the protein MSAVNDTKFNYEVFLLTGIPGQGDIHLWISITFCLTYAISIVGNSLILFIIKTDLSLHEPMYMFLSMLAVTDLGLLIASIPTILGVFLFNSREISLNACLAQLFFIHSFTFIESSVLLLMAFDRFVAISNPLRYASILTPPRIAKMGLVCVLRGVAVILPLPIILKWFRYCRANVLSHSFCLHMEVMTLACADITVNNIYGLIITIITEGLDSLLIFLSYVMILKTVLSITSHKEFLGALNTCVSHFCAVLLFYTPEISLTLMHRFGKSSSPLLQIVLGYVYLLVPPLMNPVVYSVKSKHLRSRIIRVFVK